Proteins encoded in a region of the Isoalcanivorax pacificus W11-5 genome:
- a CDS encoding PepSY-associated TM helix domain-containing protein, translating into MTDTTAGQRSFWLRHLHRWHWISSALCLIGMLLFAFTGITLNHAAQIEARPDITEHDIVLPESLLASLSMPDSPDAPLPPVLRDFLIQQIGVDPGHRPAEWSDRDIYLALPRPGGDAWLSIDLASGELLYEHTDRGWIAWLNDLHKGRNTGTAWAWFIDIFAVACLVFCLTGLFLLHLHGRQRPATWPLVGLGLVAPLLLIILFIHS; encoded by the coding sequence GTGACTGACACCACCGCCGGACAACGCAGCTTCTGGCTGCGCCATCTGCACCGCTGGCACTGGATCAGCTCCGCGCTGTGCCTGATCGGCATGCTGCTGTTTGCCTTCACCGGCATCACCCTGAACCACGCCGCACAGATCGAAGCCCGGCCGGACATTACCGAACACGACATCGTGCTGCCCGAATCGCTGCTCGCCAGCCTGTCCATGCCGGACAGCCCGGACGCCCCACTGCCGCCGGTACTGCGCGATTTCCTGATACAGCAAATCGGCGTTGACCCCGGCCACCGGCCAGCAGAGTGGAGCGACAGGGATATCTACCTGGCGCTGCCGCGCCCCGGTGGCGACGCCTGGCTGAGCATTGATCTGGCCAGTGGCGAGCTGCTCTATGAACACACCGACCGGGGCTGGATCGCCTGGCTCAACGACCTGCACAAGGGCCGCAACACCGGCACCGCCTGGGCCTGGTTTATCGACATCTTCGCCGTGGCCTGCCTGGTGTTCTGCCTCACCGGGCTGTTTCTGTTGCACCTGCACGGACGGCAGCGCCCGGCCACCTGGCCGCTGGTGGGCCTGGGCCTGGTCGCGCCGCTGCTGCTGATCATTCTGTTTATTCATTCGTGA
- a CDS encoding cation:proton antiporter yields the protein MPAFVIWISYVMLSATLILAFIRLVRGPSLPDRVVALELMASLTVGFIGVYALTSDQTAFLDVAMVLALTAFLAAVGFARYLERGGHRDD from the coding sequence ATGCCCGCCTTCGTCATCTGGATCAGCTACGTGATGCTCAGCGCGACACTGATCCTTGCCTTTATCCGCCTGGTACGCGGCCCGTCGCTGCCGGACCGGGTCGTGGCGCTGGAACTGATGGCCTCACTCACCGTGGGCTTTATCGGCGTCTATGCGCTGACCAGCGACCAGACCGCGTTTCTTGACGTGGCCATGGTGCTGGCGCTGACCGCCTTCCTGGCGGCGGTCGGCTTTGCCCGCTACCTGGAACGCGGAGGACACCGCGATGATTAA
- a CDS encoding Na+/H+ antiporter subunit D encodes MSSSLSLTVALPILIPLLSGALSVTGWRSLRVQRGIALLGTAALLVASILLLHATWQADFVVMEMGNWPAPFGIVLVSDLLGAIMVLLTGITGFATAVYSLSTISERYSRFGYYPLMHLLLAGVNGAFLTGDIFNLYVWFEVMLVASFALLILGGERAQMEGAIKYVTLNLVSSAMFLSAIGLLYGLVGTLNMADIAVKLGEVEDTGLVTVISMLFLVAFGIKAAAFPFFFWLPASYHTPQVAVSALFAGLLTKVGVYSLFRVFTLVFSAAEPLTHTLLLWTAGLTMLTGVLGAAAQFEFRRILSFHIISQIGYMIMGLALAPLSALALVGGIFYIMHHIIVKANLFLISGLVFCLRGSYDLKQLGGLYREKPLLAILFLIPALSLAGLPPLSGFFAKYIVIRAGVETGSWWLVGTALVVGLLTLYSMIKIWAEVFWKAAPQDTGLTPPQTGSLVPLYLTIAGLAALTVCVGLFAQPVFELAERAAEQLLNPSLYIDAVLGGRS; translated from the coding sequence TTGAGCAGTTCCCTGTCCCTCACGGTGGCCCTGCCGATCCTGATCCCGCTGCTCAGCGGAGCGCTGTCGGTGACCGGCTGGCGTTCGCTGCGCGTACAGCGTGGCATTGCCCTGCTCGGCACCGCCGCGCTGCTGGTGGCCTCGATATTGCTGCTGCATGCCACCTGGCAGGCCGATTTCGTGGTCATGGAAATGGGCAACTGGCCGGCGCCGTTCGGCATCGTGCTGGTATCGGATCTGCTCGGTGCGATCATGGTGCTGCTCACCGGCATCACCGGCTTTGCCACCGCCGTGTACTCACTCAGCACCATCAGCGAACGCTACAGCCGTTTCGGCTACTACCCGCTCATGCACCTGCTGCTGGCCGGCGTCAACGGCGCCTTCCTGACCGGCGATATCTTCAACCTGTACGTCTGGTTCGAGGTAATGCTGGTGGCGTCCTTCGCGCTGCTGATCCTCGGTGGCGAACGGGCGCAGATGGAAGGCGCCATCAAATACGTGACATTGAACCTGGTGTCCTCGGCCATGTTCCTGTCCGCCATCGGCCTGCTGTACGGGCTGGTCGGCACGCTGAACATGGCCGATATCGCAGTGAAACTCGGCGAGGTGGAAGACACCGGCCTGGTGACCGTGATCTCGATGCTGTTCCTGGTCGCGTTCGGCATCAAGGCCGCCGCGTTTCCGTTTTTCTTCTGGTTGCCGGCGTCGTATCACACGCCGCAGGTGGCGGTGTCGGCGCTGTTCGCCGGGCTGCTGACCAAGGTCGGCGTGTATTCCCTGTTCCGCGTGTTCACGCTGGTATTCAGCGCCGCCGAACCGCTCACGCACACGCTGCTGCTGTGGACCGCCGGCCTGACCATGCTCACCGGCGTGCTCGGCGCCGCCGCGCAGTTCGAGTTCCGGCGCATTCTCTCGTTCCACATCATCAGCCAGATCGGCTACATGATCATGGGGCTGGCGCTGGCACCGCTGTCGGCCCTGGCACTGGTGGGCGGCATCTTCTACATCATGCATCACATCATCGTGAAGGCGAACCTGTTCCTCATCAGTGGCCTGGTGTTCTGCCTGCGCGGCAGCTACGACCTGAAACAACTCGGCGGGCTGTACCGCGAAAAACCGCTGCTGGCGATCCTGTTCCTGATCCCGGCGCTGTCACTGGCAGGGCTGCCGCCGCTGTCCGGGTTCTTTGCCAAATACATCGTCATCCGCGCCGGCGTCGAAACCGGAAGCTGGTGGCTGGTGGGCACCGCCCTGGTGGTGGGCTTGCTGACGCTGTATTCGATGATCAAGATCTGGGCCGAGGTGTTCTGGAAAGCTGCGCCGCAGGACACCGGCCTGACGCCACCGCAGACCGGCAGCCTGGTGCCGCTGTACCTGACCATCGCCGGCCTGGCAGCATTGACCGTGTGTGTGGGCCTGTTCGCGCAACCGGTGTTCGAGCTGGCCGAACGGGCCGCTGAACAATTGCTGAACCCGTCACTGTATATCGACGCAGTACTGGGAGGACGTTCATGA
- the mnhG gene encoding monovalent cation/H(+) antiporter subunit G: MINSLLASVFVLSGCFFMLLAGLGALRMPDLLMRMHATTKAGALGIGLIMVGVAIHFLDSGVTTRVMAIVLFIILTAPVAAHAIGRAGYFVGVPLWEHMVKDELKGRYNEETHTLASPPEDEH; this comes from the coding sequence ATGATTAACAGCCTGCTCGCCAGCGTGTTCGTGCTCAGCGGCTGCTTCTTCATGTTGCTGGCCGGCCTCGGCGCGTTGCGCATGCCGGACCTGCTGATGCGCATGCACGCCACCACCAAGGCCGGTGCGCTCGGCATCGGCCTGATCATGGTCGGCGTGGCCATTCATTTTCTCGACAGCGGCGTCACCACGCGGGTGATGGCGATCGTGCTGTTCATCATCCTGACGGCGCCGGTGGCAGCACACGCCATCGGCCGCGCCGGGTATTTCGTCGGCGTGCCGCTGTGGGAACACATGGTCAAGGATGAGCTGAAGGGACGCTACAACGAAGAAACGCATACGCTGGCCTCGCCGCCGGAAGACGAGCATTGA
- a CDS encoding Na+/H+ antiporter subunit E, with product MNALTWNIVLALIWVGITGEFSSANLVIGFVLGYVILAFAMRDVKHFTHYASKVPKVIRFIGFFVRELVMSNLRVAYDVLTPTHYMRPAVIAVKLEARTDGEITILANLISLTPGTLSLDVSSDRSVLYLHVMYLDDEQAVHASIKALEARVLDILR from the coding sequence ATGAACGCCCTGACCTGGAACATTGTCCTGGCGCTGATCTGGGTCGGCATTACCGGCGAATTCAGCAGCGCCAATCTGGTCATCGGTTTTGTGCTCGGCTACGTGATCCTGGCGTTCGCCATGCGCGACGTGAAACATTTCACCCACTACGCGAGCAAAGTGCCGAAGGTGATCCGCTTTATCGGCTTCTTCGTGCGCGAGCTGGTGATGTCGAACCTGCGCGTGGCCTACGACGTGCTGACCCCGACGCACTACATGCGCCCGGCCGTGATCGCGGTCAAACTGGAAGCCCGTACCGATGGCGAGATCACCATTCTCGCCAACCTGATTTCACTCACTCCCGGCACCCTCAGCCTGGACGTCTCCAGCGACCGCAGCGTGCTGTACCTGCACGTGATGTACCTGGACGACGAACAGGCCGTGCACGCCAGCATCAAGGCGCTGGAAGCCCGGGTGCTGGACATTCTGCGCTGA
- a CDS encoding Na+/H+ antiporter subunit B encodes MNMQSLILRTAGQFILPLLLLFSLFLLLRGHNEPGGGFIAGLVAASAVSLHLFAVDTAAARRILLAAPRDLIGWGLTLGVLSAVPSVFLGEPFFTSIWFELTLPLLGTLKLGTPLFFDVGVYMVVVGSVLTIVLNLAEEH; translated from the coding sequence ATGAACATGCAATCGCTGATCCTGCGCACGGCGGGGCAGTTCATCCTGCCGCTGCTGCTGCTGTTTTCACTGTTCCTGCTGTTGCGCGGCCACAACGAACCCGGCGGCGGTTTCATTGCCGGGCTGGTGGCGGCGTCTGCGGTGTCATTGCATCTGTTCGCGGTGGACACCGCCGCCGCGCGGCGCATTCTGCTGGCCGCACCGCGTGACCTGATCGGCTGGGGGCTGACCCTCGGCGTGCTGTCCGCCGTGCCATCGGTTTTCCTGGGCGAGCCGTTCTTCACCTCGATCTGGTTTGAACTGACACTGCCGCTGCTCGGCACCCTGAAGCTCGGCACACCGCTGTTTTTCGATGTCGGCGTGTACATGGTGGTGGTCGGTTCGGTGCTGACCATCGTGCTCAACCTGGCGGAGGAACACTGA
- a CDS encoding RDD family protein, with protein sequence MTSNPYAAPGTPLENSHSAADGPHYLGFWPRLAASIVDNLLLMLVTWPLLLLIYGFSYLEQQSVVAGPADALISWVLPAVIIIVLWRRIQSTPGKLMFRARVVDADSGQPASTGRYVLRYLGYILSAIPLGLGFIWVAFDKRKQGWHDKMANTVVVQRR encoded by the coding sequence ATGACCAGTAACCCCTATGCCGCCCCCGGCACCCCGCTGGAAAACAGCCACAGTGCCGCCGACGGCCCGCACTATCTCGGCTTCTGGCCTCGCCTGGCCGCCTCCATCGTCGACAATCTTCTGTTAATGCTGGTCACCTGGCCGCTGCTGTTGCTGATCTACGGCTTCAGCTACCTGGAGCAGCAGAGCGTGGTCGCCGGCCCCGCCGATGCCCTGATCAGCTGGGTGCTGCCGGCTGTGATCATCATCGTCCTGTGGCGGCGCATCCAGAGCACGCCGGGCAAACTGATGTTCCGCGCCCGCGTCGTCGATGCCGACTCCGGGCAGCCTGCCAGCACCGGTCGCTATGTGCTGCGTTACCTCGGCTATATCCTCTCGGCGATACCGCTGGGCCTGGGCTTTATCTGGGTCGCCTTCGACAAGCGCAAGCAGGGCTGGCACGACAAGATGGCCAACACCGTGGTGGTGCAGCGTCGCTGA
- a CDS encoding Na+/H+ antiporter subunit C, translating to METLMAFVVGVLYATAIYMILRRSIVKLVIGLVLLSNAANLLLFTSAGMTRGAPPLVPHGATVPAGVVADPLAQALILTAIVIGFGVLAFAVVLIRRAYEVVQADDMNQMKDTDT from the coding sequence ATGGAAACCCTGATGGCGTTTGTCGTCGGTGTGCTCTATGCCACCGCCATCTACATGATCCTGCGCCGCTCGATCGTGAAACTGGTGATTGGCCTGGTGCTGCTCTCCAACGCCGCCAACCTGCTGCTGTTCACCAGCGCCGGCATGACCCGTGGCGCACCGCCGCTGGTGCCACACGGTGCAACAGTGCCGGCCGGCGTAGTCGCCGACCCACTGGCGCAGGCACTGATCCTGACCGCCATCGTGATCGGCTTCGGCGTCCTGGCGTTTGCCGTGGTGCTGATCCGCCGCGCCTACGAAGTGGTGCAGGCCGATGACATGAACCAGATGAAGGATACCGATACTTGA
- a CDS encoding TIGR00341 family protein, protein MIQKHLPFFTRAVEDDFKDLFLLLRDNARIRNDFVTLMILSSVVAVLGLFLDSAAVIIGAMVLAPLMAPIISLSMGALRNDSALLKDSAVSIAVGMGLALLASALVTLIIPLEKITPEINGRLQPSLLDLGVAVGSGIAGAYAHARENVMKSLPGVAIAVALVPPLCVAGIGVGWLDWHVISGAMLLFLTNLVGITLAGVVTFMVLGYAPIKRATRGLGWTMLLLVLISIPLGISFNNIKHHWQIENQLLSGQYVVHGKLLRLSNITVTLRQPDLLIRADAASASRLEPDDVRALKEQLTQEFGRPVSLEIAYRLAL, encoded by the coding sequence ATGATCCAGAAGCACCTGCCGTTTTTCACGCGGGCCGTGGAGGATGATTTCAAGGATCTGTTCCTGCTGCTGCGCGACAATGCCCGCATCCGCAATGATTTCGTCACGCTGATGATTCTCTCCAGTGTGGTGGCGGTGCTCGGGCTGTTTCTCGACAGTGCCGCCGTGATCATCGGCGCGATGGTGCTGGCGCCCTTGATGGCGCCGATCATTTCGCTGTCCATGGGGGCGCTGCGCAACGACTCGGCGCTGCTGAAGGATTCTGCGGTATCGATTGCCGTCGGCATGGGGCTGGCGCTGTTGGCGTCGGCCCTGGTGACGCTGATCATTCCGCTGGAAAAGATCACGCCGGAGATCAACGGGCGGCTGCAACCGTCATTGCTGGACCTCGGTGTCGCGGTGGGCTCGGGCATTGCCGGTGCTTACGCACACGCCCGCGAGAATGTGATGAAAAGCCTGCCCGGGGTGGCGATCGCCGTGGCCCTGGTGCCGCCATTGTGCGTGGCCGGCATCGGTGTCGGCTGGCTGGACTGGCATGTGATCAGCGGCGCAATGCTGTTGTTCCTCACCAACCTGGTTGGCATCACGCTGGCCGGGGTGGTGACCTTCATGGTGCTGGGCTATGCACCGATCAAGCGTGCCACCCGGGGCCTGGGCTGGACCATGTTGCTGCTGGTGCTGATCTCGATTCCTCTCGGTATTTCCTTCAACAACATCAAGCATCACTGGCAGATCGAGAATCAGCTGCTGAGCGGCCAGTATGTGGTGCACGGCAAGCTCCTGCGCCTGAGCAACATTACGGTGACGCTGCGCCAGCCGGACCTGCTGATCCGCGCTGACGCGGCCAGTGCCAGCCGGCTGGAGCCGGACGACGTGCGGGCATTGAAAGAGCAGTTGACGCAGGAGTTTGGCCGTCCGGTGTCGCTGGAGATCGCCTACCGGCTGGCGTTGTGA
- a CDS encoding putative monovalent cation/H+ antiporter subunit A translates to MLLAVLSGFLIAALAPALYRLTPRFAAPLLALLPAGLFIWFVQLLPQISAGGSLRVSHAWIPGLSIHLSFLVDGLSLLFALLISGIGTFIVLFAGRYLGGHRDLPRLMVLLLCFMAAMLGLVLSDNLISLFVFWELTSITSYLLIGFNHEDAKARASALQGLFVTVGGGLALMTGLIMLGLAGGSFELSEVLDQREVLQAHPLFVPMLLLILAGAFTKSAQFPFHFWLPNAMAAPTPVSAYLHSATMVKAGVYLLARLQPALGGNNLWLVLLGLTGAVTMLLGIYLASRSTGIKRLLAYSTVMALGTLTMLIGIGTDKALAAMIAFLVAHSLYKGALFMIAGVLDYSTGSKDFLAVRGMARQMPITTLTAILAALSLAGVLPLFGFIAKEMMLESVLHAPLLAKVLTLFAFLAATLGVTAALVIGVRPWFGTPLPTQKPFRQAPAALLAGPVVLALLSLMFGLFPDWPEATLLAAAASASAGHAVTPGMALWHGVNTPLLMSLGALALGALLFARWATWRRLTQATETLALRVGPERLYALMMDGLVRFSAWQTRVLQNGYLRYYLITTLMTMTALVWTAASLNHDSFTFHLTLSGIAPHEFVIAGTLAAAAIAAALTSERLGAVAALGTIGFTVALTYVLFSAPDLGITQVLVETLTVILLVLVLFRLPGFLRLSSRPVRLFDALVGLIVGGTFTVLLLAVTATRYYHSISSYFIEHSVSDGFGRNIVNVILVDFRALDTLGEIAVLALAAIGVFAMIKLRAEDHA, encoded by the coding sequence ATGCTGCTTGCTGTTCTGTCAGGTTTCCTGATTGCCGCGCTGGCGCCGGCCCTGTATCGGCTGACGCCGCGCTTCGCCGCGCCGCTGCTGGCTCTGCTGCCGGCCGGCCTGTTCATCTGGTTCGTCCAGTTGCTGCCGCAGATCAGCGCCGGCGGCAGCCTGCGGGTGAGCCACGCCTGGATTCCCGGCCTGTCGATCCATCTCAGCTTCCTGGTCGACGGCCTGTCCCTGCTGTTTGCATTGCTGATCAGCGGCATCGGCACCTTCATCGTCCTGTTCGCCGGGCGTTATCTCGGCGGCCACCGCGACCTGCCGCGCCTGATGGTGCTGCTGCTGTGCTTTATGGCCGCCATGCTCGGGCTGGTGCTCTCGGACAACCTGATCAGCCTGTTCGTGTTCTGGGAACTGACCAGCATTACTTCCTACCTGCTGATCGGCTTCAACCACGAAGATGCCAAAGCCCGCGCTTCAGCGTTGCAGGGCCTGTTCGTCACCGTCGGTGGCGGGCTGGCGCTGATGACCGGGCTGATCATGCTCGGGCTCGCCGGCGGCAGCTTCGAGCTGTCTGAAGTGCTCGACCAGCGTGAGGTATTGCAGGCGCACCCGCTGTTCGTGCCGATGCTGCTGTTGATTCTTGCCGGTGCCTTCACCAAGTCGGCGCAGTTTCCGTTCCATTTCTGGTTGCCGAATGCGATGGCCGCGCCGACCCCGGTGTCTGCCTACCTGCACTCGGCCACCATGGTGAAAGCCGGCGTGTACCTGCTCGCACGGCTGCAACCGGCGCTAGGCGGCAACAACCTGTGGCTGGTGCTGCTGGGGCTCACCGGCGCCGTCACCATGCTGCTGGGCATCTACCTGGCCTCGCGCTCCACCGGCATCAAGCGGCTGCTGGCCTATTCCACCGTGATGGCGCTGGGCACGCTGACCATGCTGATCGGCATCGGCACCGATAAGGCCCTGGCGGCAATGATCGCCTTTCTGGTCGCGCACTCGCTGTACAAGGGCGCACTGTTCATGATCGCCGGCGTGCTCGACTACAGCACCGGCAGCAAGGATTTTCTCGCGGTGCGCGGCATGGCGCGGCAGATGCCGATTACCACCCTGACCGCCATCCTGGCAGCGCTGTCGCTGGCCGGCGTGTTACCCCTGTTCGGGTTTATCGCCAAGGAGATGATGCTCGAATCCGTACTGCACGCGCCGCTGCTGGCGAAGGTGCTGACCCTGTTCGCGTTCCTGGCGGCCACCCTCGGCGTCACCGCCGCGCTGGTGATCGGTGTGCGCCCCTGGTTCGGCACGCCGCTGCCGACACAAAAGCCGTTCCGCCAGGCGCCTGCGGCATTGCTTGCCGGGCCGGTGGTGCTGGCGTTGCTGAGCCTGATGTTCGGTCTGTTCCCGGACTGGCCGGAAGCCACCCTGCTGGCCGCCGCGGCCAGCGCCAGCGCCGGCCACGCGGTGACGCCGGGCATGGCGCTCTGGCACGGCGTCAACACCCCGCTGCTGATGAGCCTGGGCGCGCTGGCGCTGGGCGCGTTGCTGTTCGCCCGCTGGGCCACCTGGCGGCGACTGACACAGGCGACGGAAACCCTGGCGCTGCGCGTCGGCCCGGAACGGCTCTATGCGCTGATGATGGATGGCCTGGTGCGCTTCTCCGCCTGGCAGACACGCGTGCTGCAGAACGGCTACCTGCGCTATTACCTGATCACCACGCTGATGACGATGACAGCACTGGTGTGGACGGCAGCCAGCCTCAATCACGACAGTTTCACCTTCCATCTCACGCTCAGCGGTATCGCCCCGCATGAATTCGTCATCGCCGGCACACTCGCCGCTGCGGCCATCGCGGCGGCGCTGACCAGCGAACGGCTCGGCGCCGTCGCCGCACTCGGTACGATCGGTTTTACCGTCGCGCTCACCTACGTGCTGTTCAGCGCGCCGGACCTGGGCATCACCCAGGTGCTGGTGGAAACGCTGACGGTGATCCTGCTGGTGCTGGTGCTGTTCCGCCTGCCCGGTTTCCTGAGGCTGTCGTCAAGGCCGGTGCGGCTGTTCGATGCCCTGGTCGGCCTGATCGTCGGCGGCACCTTCACCGTGCTGCTGCTGGCCGTCACCGCCACCCGCTACTACCACAGCATTTCCAGTTATTTCATCGAGCACAGTGTCTCTGACGGCTTCGGCCGCAACATCGTCAATGTGATCCTGGTGGATTTCCGGGCGCTGGATACCCTCGGTGAAATCGCCGTGCTGGCGCTGGCCGCCATCGGTGTGTTTGCCATGATCAAACTGCGCGCGGAGGACCATGCATGA
- a CDS encoding AAA family ATPase, producing the protein MTDISQTPAGLEQAAHLARRIEQSLNRVLVGQHQVVREVLLALITGGHVLIEGVPGLGKTLLVRALSRSLALNSARIQFTPDLMPTDITGHAIYDPKSERFRIRKGPAFTQLLLADEINRAPAKTQAALLEVMQERQITIEGSAFPLDMPFMVLATQNPIDQEGTYPLPEAELDRFLFKVLIDYPDAAEETRLVRMVLDGTIADSLDVASLTPLTDGQGVLAMQQAARGLSLDEAVLDYAVRLVRETRDFPGLARGASPRASIALARAGCAHALIEGRDFVIPDDIKAVARPVLRHRLCLSADAEIEGVRMEQLLDRLLDQVPAPRQ; encoded by the coding sequence GTGACCGATATTTCCCAGACGCCCGCCGGCCTTGAACAGGCCGCGCACCTGGCACGCCGCATCGAACAGAGCCTCAACCGCGTGCTGGTCGGCCAGCACCAGGTAGTGCGCGAAGTGCTGCTGGCGCTGATCACCGGCGGCCATGTCCTGATCGAAGGCGTACCCGGCCTCGGCAAGACGCTGTTGGTGCGGGCGCTGTCGCGTAGCCTGGCGCTGAACTCGGCACGCATCCAGTTCACCCCCGACCTGATGCCCACCGACATTACCGGCCACGCCATCTACGACCCGAAAAGCGAGCGTTTCCGCATCCGCAAAGGCCCGGCCTTCACCCAGCTACTGCTGGCCGACGAGATCAACCGCGCCCCGGCCAAGACCCAGGCGGCACTGCTGGAAGTCATGCAGGAACGGCAGATCACCATCGAAGGCAGCGCCTTCCCGCTGGACATGCCGTTCATGGTGCTGGCCACGCAGAACCCGATCGACCAGGAAGGCACCTACCCGCTGCCGGAAGCCGAACTGGACCGGTTCCTGTTCAAGGTGCTGATCGACTACCCTGACGCCGCCGAGGAAACCCGCCTGGTGCGCATGGTGCTCGACGGCACCATCGCCGACAGCCTCGACGTGGCCAGCCTGACACCCCTCACCGACGGCCAGGGTGTGCTGGCCATGCAGCAGGCCGCACGTGGCCTGAGCCTGGACGAGGCCGTACTCGACTACGCCGTGCGCCTGGTGCGCGAAACCCGCGACTTTCCCGGCCTCGCCCGGGGCGCCAGCCCGCGCGCCAGTATCGCGCTGGCCCGCGCCGGCTGCGCCCATGCCCTGATTGAAGGACGCGATTTTGTCATCCCCGATGACATCAAGGCGGTCGCCCGGCCGGTACTGCGGCACCGCCTGTGCCTGAGTGCCGACGCGGAGATCGAGGGTGTGCGCATGGAGCAGTTGCTCGACCGGCTGCTCGACCAGGTCCCGGCGCCACGTCAATGA
- a CDS encoding DUF58 domain-containing protein gives MMIPTRRLQTAVALWSGLALLMAFSPLFSSQLPRLLWWLWLGAGALLGTLALLDLILARRRPAPQAERQLPAAFAAGLPGTVRVRVRSVTLPAGSLLADQHPGDDAHTGLPLSLAPATEEDTLVDYPYRPARRGVAHFGAIRLWCPSPLGLWQLRHDLPAASAIPVYPDFSWLQGEGLADTPQTQRQQGRHLRRSAGDGQEFHQLRDYRPGDTLRQVDWRATARRGSLISREYRDEQNRHLILLLDGGQRLATAVGPRTVFDHALDASLLLASSALDQGDRPGLMLFSGQQPLWVPPLRNRSGLHLLLNQVYPLHPGELTSDYSSAAGDLLLRWRRQALVVLITRLQPDDSDDLLHAIRLLRGRSRILIGDMQLPDQQALARADVSDVDQALRIAADAHFQQERQALYARLRHAGVMVTDGTPQTLPGRLNRLYLSLRRAGRL, from the coding sequence ATGATGATCCCCACCCGGCGCCTGCAGACGGCCGTGGCCCTGTGGAGCGGGCTGGCATTGCTGATGGCGTTTTCGCCACTTTTCAGCAGCCAGCTACCGCGCCTGCTGTGGTGGCTGTGGCTCGGTGCCGGGGCATTGCTCGGCACCCTGGCACTGCTGGACCTGATCCTTGCCCGGCGCCGCCCCGCGCCTCAGGCCGAGCGCCAGTTGCCCGCCGCCTTCGCCGCCGGCCTGCCCGGCACCGTGCGGGTCAGGGTCCGCTCGGTGACCCTGCCGGCGGGCAGCCTGCTGGCCGACCAGCATCCCGGCGACGACGCCCACACCGGGCTGCCGTTGAGTCTGGCGCCGGCCACGGAAGAAGACACCCTGGTGGACTATCCCTACCGCCCGGCACGCCGGGGCGTGGCCCACTTTGGTGCCATCCGGCTGTGGTGCCCCAGCCCGCTGGGTCTGTGGCAACTGCGTCACGACCTGCCCGCCGCCAGCGCCATCCCGGTGTATCCGGATTTCTCCTGGCTGCAAGGCGAGGGTCTTGCGGATACGCCACAGACACAACGCCAGCAGGGCCGCCACCTGCGGCGCAGCGCCGGCGACGGACAGGAGTTTCACCAACTGCGCGACTACCGGCCGGGCGACACCCTGCGGCAGGTCGACTGGCGTGCCACCGCCCGCCGCGGCAGCCTGATCAGCCGTGAATACCGCGACGAACAGAACCGCCATCTGATCCTGCTGCTCGACGGCGGCCAGCGCCTGGCCACCGCCGTCGGCCCCCGCACGGTGTTTGATCACGCGCTGGATGCATCGCTGTTGCTGGCCTCCAGCGCCCTCGACCAGGGCGACCGCCCCGGCCTGATGCTGTTTTCCGGCCAGCAGCCCTTGTGGGTACCGCCGTTGCGCAACCGCAGCGGCCTGCACCTGCTGCTGAATCAGGTCTACCCGCTGCACCCCGGCGAGCTGACCAGCGACTACAGCAGTGCCGCCGGCGACCTGCTGCTGCGCTGGCGGCGGCAGGCACTGGTGGTGCTGATCACGCGCCTGCAACCGGACGACAGCGACGACCTGCTGCACGCCATTCGCCTGCTGCGCGGCCGCAGCCGTATCCTGATCGGCGACATGCAGCTGCCAGACCAGCAGGCGCTGGCCCGCGCCGACGTCAGCGATGTGGACCAGGCCCTGCGCATCGCCGCCGACGCCCACTTCCAGCAGGAGCGCCAGGCGCTCTATGCGCGCCTGCGCCACGCGGGCGTGATGGTGACCGACGGCACACCGCAAACGCTTCCCGGCCGTCTCAACCGTCTCTACCTGAGCCTGCGTCGCGCCGGCCGCCTGTAG